ACCGGTCTTGTGGGCGAAGAGGTTCCAGCCCGATTGGACGTCGGGACGGATCGCCTCGCGGATCCGGCCGACGATCGCGTCGCGGTCGCCGGGGTCGTAGTCGCGGAAGTTCAGGACGAGTCGGGACGAAGGGGCACGCGCGACGAGACGCACGCCGGCGGGCCCGGTCCGCCATCGGGCTTCGACGACGCGAGTCAGGTCCAGCTCCGCCCGGCGGACCGACCCCTGCGCGACGACCTGATGGCCGCGAAAGGTCAGCGACGCCAGCCGGTTTTCCAGCACCATCGCGAGCGAAAGCCCCGCCATCACCAACGGAACGCCCCCGAACAGGGCCGCGGCCGCGGGCCGGTTCCGGACGTCGGGCGCGGCGTACGCGGCCCACAAGCCGACGCCGCCCCATGCGAGGAAGCCCACGAGGAGCCCCAGCCCCAGGTAGAGTTTCGAGCGCGGTGGTCGATAGGTCGCGTCCATGTCGGGCGGGCCTCGTGGGATCGTTCCTGCAAGTCGAGGTCTGTCATCGCATCCGTCGGGCGGCTTCGCGCGGCGGCGCCGACCGAGACTCGGCTCGCCTTGACCGTCGCGACTTGCACCGCCATGATACCCGCCTACATATCGATACTCGACACGGGAGGTCGGCGATGCCGGGTCGCGAGCGCAAGGTCGGCGAGTTCTGCTGGATCAACATGCTCACGTCCCGCCCGGAGGACGCCAAGGCCTTCTTCGGCGAGCTGCTGGGCTGGACGTACGGCGAGATCCCGGGGATGGGCTGGTTCATCGAGGTCGGGTCGAGCAAGATCGGCGGCCTGTTCGACCTGGACGGGCCCAACACCCCGCCGGGGACGCCGGCCGGGATCGGCGTCATGGTCAAGGTCGACGACGCCGACGCGACGGGTGAGAAGGCCAAGGCGCTCGGCGGTAGTGCCAAGCCCGCGTTCGACGTCGGCCCGCCCGGCCGCATGGCCGAGATCTTCGCGACCGACGGCGCCGCGATCGACGTCTGGCAGCCGAACCAGATGCCCGGCACCGATGTCGACGCCGGGCTCGCCGGAGCGCCGAGCTGGTTCGAGACGATGACCCACGACGGCGAGCGGGCCTCGCGGTTCTACGCCGACCTCTTCGGCTGGACGGCCGAGAAGTCGCCGAACCCGGCGGTCGACTACACCATCTTCAAGCTCGACGGAGCCAATATCGCGGGCCAGTTGACGGTCCCCGCCGACGCGGGCTATCCGCCGCCGTTCTGGGCCGTCTATTTCACCGTCGACGACCCCGACGCGACCGCGAAGAAGGCCGTCGAACTGGGAGGCCAGGTGATCGTCCCCCCGACCGACATCCCGGCCGTGGGCCGCTTCTGCGCCCTCAAGTCGCCGCAGGGCGTCTACTTCTACACCGTCCACTACACGATGGTTCCGTCTGCATCGACCTGAGCATCAGGACGACGGTTCGCTCGGGTTCGGCGCGATCGCCGACGGCCGATTTCAGGAGGACCGGCTCTCGACGGCGTGGATGCCGAGGTCCTTCGCCGATGCGCCCGCGGCGGGCCTCGGAGCGCGGCGACCGACGCGGGCGACGGGCGTCCTGGGACGGGTCCGGTCGGCCGTCTCGCGCAGCTTCGCGAGGGCCCGGGTTTCGATCTGGCGGACGCGTTCGGGGGTGCAGCCGCCGACGGCCCGGCCGACCTCCGCGAGCGTCCTCCGCTCGCAGGCGCCCAGGCCGAATCGCAGCCTGAGGATCTCGGATTCCCGGTTGCTCAGGACGCCCAGCCTCGCGTGCAGGCCGGCGACGTCTTCGGCGGCGATGACTTGCTCCTCGGCGCCGAGGGTCCGCTCGTCGGCGATCACCTTCAGGACGCCTCCGTCCTCGCCGGGCCAGGCTTCGTTGCAGCGGCCCAGGATTTCGAGGAGCCGCAGCGACTGCTCCATGTCGGCCTTTTGACGCGGGCTCAGTTCCAGGGAGTCGCCGATCTCCTCGTGCGTCGGAGTCCGTCCGAGGGCCCGTTCCAGCTCGCCCGCCGCCCGCCGCCACTTGCTCAGCATCTGGACCACGTGGCACGGCAGTCGGATCGGCCGGCCGGTGTTCGTCAGCGAGCGGCGGATCGCCTGCTTGATCCAAAGGCAGGCGTAGGTCGTGAAGCGGCAACCGGCCGAGGGGTCGAAGCCGTCGGCCGCCCGGATCAAGCCCAGGTTGCCGTCCGCGACCAGGTCCTCCAGGGGGAGCCCCCGGCCGAGGAACTGGCGGGCGACCTTGACGACCAGGCGCAGGTTGGCCCGCACCAGATGATTGCGAGCCGCGGCGTCCCCGCGCGCGATGTGGCCGGCGAGGTCGCGCTCCTCCTCGGCCGACAGCAGGGGGACCTCGCCGATGACGGACAGATAGGGATCGAGGATGCTTCCACGGGCGGGTTTTGCGGCGGGCAAGGAACGGCCTCCTTGGAGGTGTCGCGTTGCGTGTTTCCAGGCTGACGGGAGAGGGCGGATCGCGAAGGCTACACCGCGACCAAGGCCAGGCAGGCAGGCGAGCCGAGCCGGAGGCGCGCCCTGAGCCGCTCGTCGCGGAGCTCGGCGAGCGTTGCGGCGTAGAGGATCCCGACGTGTTCGGAACAGGCCCGGCCGAAGATTTCGTTCGCCCGGGCCGTCCCCCGGTAGCGACGAGCCTCGTCGAGGCGGGTCCGCAAATCACGGAGCCTCGATTCCAGCCGGGCCAGCCGATCGAGACGCTCCAGCAGATCGAAGAGCAGAGAGAGTCGAGGCGAGGTCGGCCGCTCCATCGTTCGCACTCCTTTCCCGGTCGGTGTCGCGAAGCCTTCTCGAAGCATGGCTTCAGTGTCGCGTGGGATCAGGATGTCAGCGATTCGGAGTTCACCCTAGATGGTGATCGGGACTTGCCCCTAGACGCCCTCAGGGCGAGTCGTCCCCGAATCTCGAAGCGCGCAGGGGCCGCCGCGGGGTCCGGGCGGACGCCCATGGTTCGATCCCGAACATCCTTTTGCGCGCTTAGGGCACCCGTTCCCGCAGGTCATCGCAGGCGTCCCCCCGCCTCGTCTTCGAGGCGGGGGGACGCGACGATTCGGATCACTCGCCGATCTCGACGACCACCGATTCGATGGTCCCCTTGAAGGCGTTCGGCGAGCCGTACGGGCCGACGGGGGCGTTGGCGTCGCGGCCCACCTGCAGGCCGTCGGCGGGCTGGCGGGAGATGAGGCGGCCCGCGACGGGCTCCGCGGCCTGGCCGTCGACGTCGAGCGTCAACCGGCCCGCCTGGTCGAGCCGGGCGATGATGTTGTGTTCGCCCGGGGCCAGCTCCGGGCCGATGATCCGCGCGGTGTTGGCGCGGCCGGCTCCGGAGCGGACGAGGAAGGTCGGGCGGGCGTCCTCGACGAAGAGGCTGAAGCCGGCGGCCGTCCCGCCGTGGGCCACGATCACGCCGTCGGGGGCCTTCGCCCGCGTCGTGACCTTCGCGGTGACGGCGAGCGGCCGGCCCTCGATGTGCGGCGCCGTGCGGCCGCGCAGCTCGGAGTCGGCCTTCAGCTCGAACCGGCGCTCGCGGCTGGGCGGGTCCTGATTCGCGTCGTCGCGCCAGGCCCCCAGGGGCAGGACGTTCGCCCGCGCGGCGTAGGCGTCCCAGGCGTCGGCGAGGGCCTTCGCGCGATCGGGGTGTTTCGCGGCCAGGTCGTGCAGCTCGGAGCGGTCCTCGGCGAT
The DNA window shown above is from Paludisphaera mucosa and carries:
- a CDS encoding VOC family protein; its protein translation is MPGRERKVGEFCWINMLTSRPEDAKAFFGELLGWTYGEIPGMGWFIEVGSSKIGGLFDLDGPNTPPGTPAGIGVMVKVDDADATGEKAKALGGSAKPAFDVGPPGRMAEIFATDGAAIDVWQPNQMPGTDVDAGLAGAPSWFETMTHDGERASRFYADLFGWTAEKSPNPAVDYTIFKLDGANIAGQLTVPADAGYPPPFWAVYFTVDDPDATAKKAVELGGQVIVPPTDIPAVGRFCALKSPQGVYFYTVHYTMVPSAST
- a CDS encoding sigma-70 family RNA polymerase sigma factor — its product is MPAAKPARGSILDPYLSVIGEVPLLSAEEERDLAGHIARGDAAARNHLVRANLRLVVKVARQFLGRGLPLEDLVADGNLGLIRAADGFDPSAGCRFTTYACLWIKQAIRRSLTNTGRPIRLPCHVVQMLSKWRRAAGELERALGRTPTHEEIGDSLELSPRQKADMEQSLRLLEILGRCNEAWPGEDGGVLKVIADERTLGAEEQVIAAEDVAGLHARLGVLSNRESEILRLRFGLGACERRTLAEVGRAVGGCTPERVRQIETRALAKLRETADRTRPRTPVARVGRRAPRPAAGASAKDLGIHAVESRSS